TTCAAGGCCATGGTCGAAAGCGGCGACGTGACCTGGGACGTGGTCGACGTCGAACCGGACTTCGCCCTGCGCGCCGGCCGCGAGGGCCTGCTCGAGCCCATGGACTTCAAGCAGATCGCCCAGACGCAGATCGACCCGCGCTTCGTTACCCTCTACGCCGTGGGTTCCTTCTACTTCTCCTTCGTCCTCGGCTACAACAGCGAGCAACTCACCGCGCAGCCCCAGGACTGGGCGGCGCTGTTCGACACCCGCAACTTCCCCGGCAAGCGCGCGCTGTACAAGTGGCCGAGCCCTGGCGTTCTGGAACTGGCGCTGCTGGCCGATGGCGTTGCCGCCGAGCGCCTCTACCCGCTGGACCTGGACCGCGCCTTCGCCAAGCTCGAGCAGATCAAGGCCGATATCCTCTGGTGGGACAGCGGCGAGGAGTCCCAGCGCCTGCTGACCTCGGGCGAGGCCAGCCTGGGGATGTTCTGGAACGGCCGGGTCGGTGCCCTGCAGCAGAGTGGAGCGCCGGTCGGCATCAGCTGGCAGCAGAACCTGGTCAGCGGTGACTTCCTGGTGATTCCTCGCGGCGCCAAGAATGCCCGGGCCGCCAAGCGCTTCCTCGGTTTCGCCAGCAGCCCGCAAGCCCAGGCCGACTTCGCCATCCTCAGCGGCTATGCCCCTGTCAACCTGCAGAGCCCGAGCAAGGTGCCGGCGGTGCTGGCGGACAACCTGCCCAGCGCCCACAGCGACAGCCAGGTGACCCTGGATTTCAAATACTGGAGCAAGCACGGCGAGACCATCGCCGAGCGCTGGCAGGCCTGGCAGCGGCAGTAAGGCGGCTCGACGCCGACTTCGCGGCCTGCCGGGCTCGGTGTAGGCACAAAAAAAAGGCGGCCCCAACTGGCGGGGCCGCCCTCAATCATGGAGTTGCGTACATCGCGTGGCCGCGATGACAGACGGCCACAGTTATTGGATTACCTTTCCAGGATCGCGGTCACACCCTGGCCGCCGGCGGCGCAGATCGAGATCAGCCCGCGCCCCTGCCCGGCCGCCGCCAGCAGCTTGGCCAGGTTGGCGACGATGCGCCCGCCGGTGGCGGCGAACGGGTGGCCGGCGGCCAGGGAGCTGCCCTTGACGTTCATCCGGCTGCGCTCGATGGCCCCCAGCGGTTGCGCCAGGCCCAAGCGATCCCGGCAGTAGTCGGCATCCTCCCAGGCCTTGAGGGTGCACAGCACCTGGGCGGCGAAGGCCTCGTGAAGCTCGTAGTAGTCGAAGTCCTGCAGGCTCAGGCCGTTGCGCGCCAGCAGCCGCGGCACCGCGTACACCGGCGCCATCAGCAGGCCCTCCTGGCCCGTGACGAAATCCACCGCCGCCGCCTCGCCATCGCGCCAGTAGGCCAGCACCGGCAGGCCGCGGGCCTTGGCCCAGTCCTCGCTGGCCAGCAGCACCAGCGAGGCGCCGTCGGTCAGCGGTGTCGAGTTGGCCGCGGTCAGGGTACCGTTCAGCCCGCGGTCGAACACCGGCTTGAGGTCGGCGAGTTTGTCGAGATCGATGTCCGGGCGCAGGTTCTGGTCGCGGGTCAGGCCGAGGAAGGGGGTGAGCAGGTCGTCCTGCCAGCCCTCGGCATAGGCCGCGGCAAGATTCTGGTGGCTGGCCACGGCCAGGCGGTCCTGTTCGTCGCGCCGGATGCCCCAGGCCTGCGCCATCCGCTCGCAGTGCTCGCCCATGGACAGCCCGGTACGCGGCTCGCTGTTGCGCGGCAGCGACGGCGCCAGGTGGCGCGGGCGCAGCTGCAACAGGCTCTTGAGCTTGTCGCCGGTGCTCTTGGCGCGGTTGGCCTGCAGGAGGATCTTGCGCAGCCCCTCGCTGACCGCGATGGGCGCGTCTGAGGTGGTGTCGACGCCGCCGGCGATGCCGCAGTCGATCTGCCCCAGGGCGATCTTGTTGGCCACCAGCAGTGCCGCTTCCAGGCCGGTGCCACAGGCCTGCTGCAGGTCGTAGGCCGGCGTCTCGGCGGCCAGGCGCGAACCCAGCACGCACTCACGGGTCAGGTTGAAGTCCCGCGCATGCTTGAGCACGGCGCCGGCCACCACTTCGCCCAGGCGCTCGCCGTGCAGGTTGAAACGCTCGATCAGGCCCTCCAGGGCACTGGTGAGCATCTCCTGGTTGCTCGCCGTGGCGTAGGCGCTGTTGGCGCGGGCGAAGGGAATGCGGTTGCCGCCGACTACGGCGACGCGGCGCGGCTGGCTCATGCTGGACTCCTGACGATTCGGGGCTGGAATGAGGCTCAGGCTAGCCTATGGTTGCACTAGTGCACCGGGCGATCCGCCCATCAGGAGCCCGCCATGTCCGACCGCTACCTCGCCTTCGCCAACTCCGCCGCCGGGCGCCGCCTGCTGCGGGCCCTGGGCCTGCCGACACCGGTGCGCCTGGAGCGCTGGGCGGCCGGACACGCCCGAGTGCTGGACGGTGCCCTGCTGCTCGCCGGCGATGGCGACCTGCTCGCGTCCGTGCTGGGCTTCGCCCACCGGCTCAGCGGCGAACGCTACGCCGAACGCCCGGACCGCCTCGGCCTGCCCTGCTGGAAACTGGCGGAGGGTCCCCGACTCAAGGCCCTGGTGTTCGACGCCAGCGGTCTGAATCGCTTCGAACAGCTGAGCGCACTGCGCGCCTGCTTCCAGCCTGCGCTCAAGGGCCTGGGCAAATGTCCCCGACTGGTGCTGCTGGGGCGTCCACCGGAGAGCCTGGAGGACCCGCAGGCCGCCAGCGTGCAGCGCGCGCTGGAGGGCTTCAGCCGCTCCCTGGGCAAGGAGGTGCGCCGCGGCGGTTGTGTGCAGCTGCTGTATGTCGCCGCAGGGGCCGAACCCCAGCTGGAAGGCGCGCTGCGCTTCTTCCTCTCGCCCAAGAGCGCCTACGTATCCGGCCAGGTATTGCGCCTCGCCCCCTGCACCGCGCAGGTCAAGGACTGGACCCGGCCCCTGGCCGGCAAGCAGGCGCTGATCACCGGCGCGTCGCGCGGCATCGGCGCCGCCATCGCCGAGACCCTGGCGCGCGACGGCGCCGAAGTCGTGCTGCTGGACGTGCCGGCCGCCGAAGACGCCCTCGCCGCCCTGGCCGCGCGCTTCGGCGGCCGCGCCGTCACCCTGGACATCCGCAGCGAGGATGCTCCGCACAGGCTGGTGGAGGCCCTGCCCGACGGCATCGACATCCTCGTGCACAACGCCGGCATCACCCGCGACAAGACCCTGGCGAAGATGAGCGAGGCGCAATGGGACGCGGTCATCGAGGTCAACCTGCAGGCTCCGCAGCGGCTGACCCAGGCGCTGCTGCACGCGAACAAGCTGCGCGAGCAGGCGCGCGTGGTGTTGATCGCCTCGATCAGCGGCATCGCCGGCAACCCGGGGCAGAGCAATTACGCCACCAGCAAGGCCGGGCTGATCGGCCTGGCCCAGGCCTGGGCGCCGGCGCTGGGCGAGCGCGGCATCAGCATCAACGCGGTGGCACCGGGATTCATCGAGACCCAGATGACCGCCGCCATGCCCCTGGCCCTGCGCGAGGCCGGCCGGCGGATGAACGCCTTGGGCCAGGGCGGCCTGCCCCAGGACGTCGCCGAGGCGGTGGCCTGGTTCGCCCAGCCGGGCTCCGGTGCCGTCAGCGGCCAGGTGCTGCGGGTCTGCGGGCAAAGCCTGCTGGGCGCCTGACACCCATGCCCAACCTAGCCGAGGACAGCGTTATGGCCACCGACTGGCGCGAGCTTCCCGAACCACCTCCGCTGCCCGGCCTGTATGCCCGCGCCCTGTTGCGTCGCGGCATCCGCGGCCGCTGCCTGCCGGACCTGGGCCTGCGCTGTCCGGTCAGCGTCGAGCCCGAACACCTGGCGCGTTATCGCGACATCTGCGCCTTCGACGACGACGCCCGCCTGCCGCCCACCTACCCCCACGTGCTGGCGTTCGCCCTGCAGCTGCAGCTGCTCGGCGATCCGGCCTTCCCCTTCCCCCTGCTCGGCCTGGTGCACCTGGAGAACCGCATTCGCGTGCTGCGCCAGCTGGCCGGCCTGGGGCCCTTCACCATCAGCGTGCACACGGCCGACCTGCGCCCCCATGCCAAGGGCGCCCAGTTCAGCCTGATCACCCGCCTGGAGGACCAGCTCGGCCTGCTCTGGGAGGGCGACAGCGCCATCCTCTGCCGCGGCCTCACACTCGCGGGGCCGCCGCCGGATCACCAAGCGTTTCCCGAGCTGGCGCTGTCGGAGTTGGCGCACTGGCAGGCGCCCGCCGACATCGGCCGGCGCTACGCCCGTATCGCCGGCGACTACAACCCCATCCACCTGAGCGCCCTCAGCGCCCGGCTGTTCGGCTTTCCCCGGGCCATTGCCCACGGCCTGTGGAACAAGGCGCGCTGCCTGGCGGCCCTGGGCCAACAGCTGCCGCCGGCCGGTTACGCGATCGAGGTACGCTTCCAGAAACCGGTGCTGCTGCCCGCCGAACTGCGCCTGCTGGCCAGCGCGCCGGCGGCCCAGGGCCAGGGCCAGCTGCGCCTGCTCGGCGGCGACGACCTGCCGCACATGGTTGGCCGCTGGAAGGCGCTCTGACCCCGTGAAACAATGCCCGTCCCGCCGAACCCTAGCGCCGGAGCCCCATGGACCTCGCCGAACTCACCGCCCGCCTGCACATCATCCGCGACCGTAACGACTGGCGCCAATTCCACAGCCCGAAGAACCTGGCCATGGCCGCCAGCGTGGAGATGGCCGAACTGGTGGAGATCTTCCAATGGCTGAGCGAGGAACAGTCGCGCCAGCTGCCCGCCGCGCAACTGGAGCACGCCGGCCAGGAGGTCGGCGACATCGTCCTCTACCTGCTGCTGCTGTGCAGCGAGCTGGGCATCGACCTGGAGCAGGCGGTGCGCGCCAAGCTGGCCGACAGCGAACGGCGCTTCGGCCGATGAAGGACCGCCACTTCGACGAACTGGCCACCCGTTTCGCCGAAAAGATCTACGGCGGCGCCAAGGGCGCGATTCGCCTGGCGGTGCTCCAGGCCGACCTGGCCGAAGCCCTGCCGGACCGCCCGCTGCGGGTCCTGGACATCGGTGCCGGCCTCGGCCACATGGCCCTGTGGCTGGCCGGCCGCGGCCATCTGGTGACCCTGGCCGAGCCGGCCGCGCCCATGCTCGAAGGTGCCCGTGCGCGCTTCGCCGGCGCCGGCCAGCCGGCCACCTTCATCCAGGCGCCCTGGCAGGAGCTGCTCGGCCAGCTCAACCAGCCCTATGACCTGGTGGTCTGCCACGCGGTGCTGGAATGGCTGGCCGAGCCCGAGGCCATCCTGCCGGTGCTGCACCAGCTCACCGCCCCCGGCGGCTGGCTGTCGCTGGCCTTCTACAACAAGGACGCGCTGATCTACCGCAACCTGCTCAAGGGCCACTTCCGCAAGCTGCGCAAGGCCGAGTTCGCCGGCGAGAAGAGCAGCCTGACCCCGCAGCGTCCACTCGACCCGCGCGAGCTGGCGGCGCAACTCGACGGGCTTTGGCAGGTCGAAAGCCAGAGTGGCGTGCGAGTATTCCACGACTACATGGCGCCCGAGTTCCAGCTCAAGGCCGAGCCCATCGACCTGCTGGAAATGGAGCTGGCCTACCGCCGCCACCCGAGCTTCGCCGGCCTGGGCCGTTACCTGCACTGGATCTGCCGGCCACGCTGACAGGAGGACGCAATGACCCGAGTCGCCACGTTGCTGCTGTGCCTGACCCTGGCTGCGTGCCAGGGCCCGAACCCCTACAGCGCGCAATCCACGCCCCTGCCGCCGGCACCGGCACCGGCGCAGGCCGCCGAGGCGCTGGACCGCAGCGCCTACCCCGCCGCCCCACGCGACTACGCCCGCTACCGCAACTGGGCCTGGCACAACGACCAGCCGCCGGCCGGCAGCGCCTGGGCCAGCAGCGAGCAGGTGCAGGAGGCCTTGAGCAACGCCCTCGACCAGCGCGGCCTGCGCCCGGCGCAGAGCCCCGCCGCGGCGGACTTGCGCGTGCACAGCGAACTGCGCCTGGAGCGGCGCATCCGCCAGGTGATCGATCATTACGACGACCACTACGACCGTGGCTATTACGCCGACTACCCGGGCCACTGGGGACGCATGCCGGTGGAGCGCGCCTACGAGGTGGAGGTGCTGGTGGTGAGGATCGAGCTGTTCGACAGCCGCGACGGCCAGCCGGTGTGGCAAGGGCTCGCCGAGCTGCCCAGCGGCGGCAGCCAGGCCGAGCGCGCCGACGCCCTGCGCGCCGCCTGCAAGCGCGCCCTGCAAGGCTTCCCCCCGGCCTGAAGCCGAGCCCGCCCTCCGAGGAGAATCGACCATGCGCCTGTCCCTGTTACTGATCGCCAGCCTGCTGCTGGTGACGGCCTGTCAGGCCACCCGCCTCAACCGCGACTTCGACCCGCAACGCGACTTCGCCAGCTACCGCAGCTGGAGCTGGCAGGAACCGGCCGTGCAGTACAAGCCCGACGACCCCAGGCTGAACAGCGGCCTGACCGAACAGCGCCTGCGCACGGCGATCGCCGCCCAGCTCGAGCAACGCGGCCTGCGCGCCGCGAAGCCCGGGGCCACCGCCGACCTGCGGGTCCAGGCCTGGCTGATCGTCGACGACCGCCAGCAACAGGTCAGCACCAGCTACGGCGGCGGCTGGGCCGGACACTGGGGCGGCGTCTGGGGCGGCCCGGCCTATGTCGAGACGCGCACCCTGGACTACCAGGTCGGCACCTTGCAGATCGACCTGTTCGACGGCCGTGATGGCCAACTGGTGTGGCGCGGCAGCGCGGCGCAAAGCCTGCGCGGCGACGCCGCAGGCCCTGCCGAGCGCGACGCGACGATTCGCCAGACGGTGGCCAAGGTCCTCGGCCAGTACCCACCGCGCTAGTGCCGCCGAAACACGCGCACGCGAGGCTGCTAGAAACGAACCCAAGCGCCGTCCCGGCCAGCAGGAGCCCCCATGAACCACCCCGCCACTCTCAGCCACCGAGCCGCCTGCGAAGCCGACCTGGCGACCGTGGTCGAGTTTCCCCGGAGCGCCCAGGAACTGTTCTTCAGCTACCCCAGGGCCAGCTGGCCGCTGACCGTCGCGCAACTGGCCGCGGCCATGGCCGAACGCAACAACAGTACGGTGGCGCTGCTGGACGGCCGGGTCGCCGGCTTCGCCAACTTCTACCAGACGCAGGCCAATGAACTGTGCGCCCTCGGCAACCTGATGATCGCCCCCTGGGCCCGCGGCCAGGGCGTCGCGCACTACCTGATCGCCGAAATGGAGCGCCAGGCCCGCGAGGACTTCAATGCCACGCTCATGCGCGCCTCCTGTCACAACGACAACGCCGCCGGCCTGCTGCTCTATGCCCGGCTCGGCTACCGCGCCCGCGACATCGTCGAACGCCGCGATTTCCAGGGCCGCCGGGTGGCCCTGGTGCAGATGGAGAAGGCCCTGCCCTGAACGGGTCGAAGGCACCGGTGGGCCGCGGCCCGTTCGCCGGGCGGCCGATAGTCGCCGGCATCTGGCTGATTCGCCCTGATGGAGGCGCATCGCCTTGCCCGCGCGGGTGCGGCACGGGGCCCGCTGTGGTAGCGTAGGCGCCCTTTTTTGGCCCGCAGTCCCCGAGACGGCTAGCCATTGCGTGCGCCCAGGCGTCACGCGATCCGCCTAAGCTCAGTTGCGTCGAACCCTTCGCGCCAGGTGCGCGCCCCATCCGGGCCGCGCGCATGTCCGTACCGGGTCCTGGCCCCTTGCGCCCTCTGTCGCTC
The genomic region above belongs to Pseudomonas benzenivorans and contains:
- a CDS encoding ABC transporter substrate-binding protein — its product is MKLARPVFVLLGALWVGSQVAEAQESLTFVSWGGSTQTAQQKAWAEPFSRETGIAVQQAGPTDYAAFKAMVESGDVTWDVVDVEPDFALRAGREGLLEPMDFKQIAQTQIDPRFVTLYAVGSFYFSFVLGYNSEQLTAQPQDWAALFDTRNFPGKRALYKWPSPGVLELALLADGVAAERLYPLDLDRAFAKLEQIKADILWWDSGEESQRLLTSGEASLGMFWNGRVGALQQSGAPVGISWQQNLVSGDFLVIPRGAKNARAAKRFLGFASSPQAQADFAILSGYAPVNLQSPSKVPAVLADNLPSAHSDSQVTLDFKYWSKHGETIAERWQAWQRQ
- a CDS encoding acetyl-CoA C-acetyltransferase, whose amino-acid sequence is MSQPRRVAVVGGNRIPFARANSAYATASNQEMLTSALEGLIERFNLHGERLGEVVAGAVLKHARDFNLTRECVLGSRLAAETPAYDLQQACGTGLEAALLVANKIALGQIDCGIAGGVDTTSDAPIAVSEGLRKILLQANRAKSTGDKLKSLLQLRPRHLAPSLPRNSEPRTGLSMGEHCERMAQAWGIRRDEQDRLAVASHQNLAAAYAEGWQDDLLTPFLGLTRDQNLRPDIDLDKLADLKPVFDRGLNGTLTAANSTPLTDGASLVLLASEDWAKARGLPVLAYWRDGEAAAVDFVTGQEGLLMAPVYAVPRLLARNGLSLQDFDYYELHEAFAAQVLCTLKAWEDADYCRDRLGLAQPLGAIERSRMNVKGSSLAAGHPFAATGGRIVANLAKLLAAAGQGRGLISICAAGGQGVTAILER
- a CDS encoding 3-oxoacyl-ACP reductase, which gives rise to MSDRYLAFANSAAGRRLLRALGLPTPVRLERWAAGHARVLDGALLLAGDGDLLASVLGFAHRLSGERYAERPDRLGLPCWKLAEGPRLKALVFDASGLNRFEQLSALRACFQPALKGLGKCPRLVLLGRPPESLEDPQAASVQRALEGFSRSLGKEVRRGGCVQLLYVAAGAEPQLEGALRFFLSPKSAYVSGQVLRLAPCTAQVKDWTRPLAGKQALITGASRGIGAAIAETLARDGAEVVLLDVPAAEDALAALAARFGGRAVTLDIRSEDAPHRLVEALPDGIDILVHNAGITRDKTLAKMSEAQWDAVIEVNLQAPQRLTQALLHANKLREQARVVLIASISGIAGNPGQSNYATSKAGLIGLAQAWAPALGERGISINAVAPGFIETQMTAAMPLALREAGRRMNALGQGGLPQDVAEAVAWFAQPGSGAVSGQVLRVCGQSLLGA
- a CDS encoding MaoC family dehydratase, encoding MATDWRELPEPPPLPGLYARALLRRGIRGRCLPDLGLRCPVSVEPEHLARYRDICAFDDDARLPPTYPHVLAFALQLQLLGDPAFPFPLLGLVHLENRIRVLRQLAGLGPFTISVHTADLRPHAKGAQFSLITRLEDQLGLLWEGDSAILCRGLTLAGPPPDHQAFPELALSELAHWQAPADIGRRYARIAGDYNPIHLSALSARLFGFPRAIAHGLWNKARCLAALGQQLPPAGYAIEVRFQKPVLLPAELRLLASAPAAQGQGQLRLLGGDDLPHMVGRWKAL
- a CDS encoding nucleotide pyrophosphohydrolase, with product MDLAELTARLHIIRDRNDWRQFHSPKNLAMAASVEMAELVEIFQWLSEEQSRQLPAAQLEHAGQEVGDIVLYLLLLCSELGIDLEQAVRAKLADSERRFGR
- a CDS encoding methyltransferase domain-containing protein; this encodes MKDRHFDELATRFAEKIYGGAKGAIRLAVLQADLAEALPDRPLRVLDIGAGLGHMALWLAGRGHLVTLAEPAAPMLEGARARFAGAGQPATFIQAPWQELLGQLNQPYDLVVCHAVLEWLAEPEAILPVLHQLTAPGGWLSLAFYNKDALIYRNLLKGHFRKLRKAEFAGEKSSLTPQRPLDPRELAAQLDGLWQVESQSGVRVFHDYMAPEFQLKAEPIDLLEMELAYRRHPSFAGLGRYLHWICRPR
- a CDS encoding DUF4136 domain-containing protein, whose product is MTRVATLLLCLTLAACQGPNPYSAQSTPLPPAPAPAQAAEALDRSAYPAAPRDYARYRNWAWHNDQPPAGSAWASSEQVQEALSNALDQRGLRPAQSPAAADLRVHSELRLERRIRQVIDHYDDHYDRGYYADYPGHWGRMPVERAYEVEVLVVRIELFDSRDGQPVWQGLAELPSGGSQAERADALRAACKRALQGFPPA
- a CDS encoding DUF4136 domain-containing protein; the encoded protein is MRLSLLLIASLLLVTACQATRLNRDFDPQRDFASYRSWSWQEPAVQYKPDDPRLNSGLTEQRLRTAIAAQLEQRGLRAAKPGATADLRVQAWLIVDDRQQQVSTSYGGGWAGHWGGVWGGPAYVETRTLDYQVGTLQIDLFDGRDGQLVWRGSAAQSLRGDAAGPAERDATIRQTVAKVLGQYPPR
- a CDS encoding GNAT family N-acetyltransferase, which produces MNHPATLSHRAACEADLATVVEFPRSAQELFFSYPRASWPLTVAQLAAAMAERNNSTVALLDGRVAGFANFYQTQANELCALGNLMIAPWARGQGVAHYLIAEMERQAREDFNATLMRASCHNDNAAGLLLYARLGYRARDIVERRDFQGRRVALVQMEKALP